The DNA window GCGTGAGGTGCTGAGGACGGCGCTGGCCGGGCTGCGCGCGTACCGGCTGCGGCTGCTGCTCACGTCCCTGGCGATCGTGCTGGGGGTGGGGTTCATCGCGGGGACGTTCGTCCTGAACGACACCGTACAGGCGGGATTCGCCCAGCGGGTCACCGCCGACGCCGGCAAGGTGGACGTGGCGGTGCTGGCCGGGGACGGCGTGCTCGCCGAGGACGTCCTGCGGCGGGTGCGCGCGGTCGCGGGCGTCACCGACGCGCAGGGCCTGGTACGCGGGCCCGCGCCGCTGCTCGGCAAGGACGGCAGGGCCGTCGGCGACCTCCCCACGACGGCGATCTCCGTCGTACGCGGCCCGCTGCAGCGCACCACGATCGTCGCCGGCACCGGCCCCGGCACGGACGACCGCGCCGCCGTGCTCGACGAGAACACCGCCCGCGTCAACGGCTTCCGGCTCGGCGACGACGTCGTGCTGCTCGGCCCCGGCGGGGAGCGGCACACCTTCGAACTCGTCGGGCTCCTCGACCCCGGAGTGGACCAGGAGCTCGCCTTCACCGGCGCGGTCGGCCTCACCACGTCCGCCGCCCTGCGGATGACCGGAGGGAAGGGCTACCACGAGATCGACGTCGCGGGCGACGCCCCGGGGCTGAAGCAGGCCGTGGCGGCAGCCGCCGGGCCGGGGGCCGAGGTGAGGACCGGCGAGGAGCTGGCCGCCGACCTCGCCCACGCGGCCGGGCTGGAGATGCGGACGCTGACCGTGGGCCTGCTGCTGTTCGGGGTCGTGGCGATGATGGTGGCCGCGCTCGTCATCTACAACACCTTCACCATCCTCGTCGCGCAGCGCGCCCGCGAGCTGGCGTTGCTGCGCTGCATCGGGGCCACGCGGGGGCAGGTGTTCGGCTCGGTCCTGCTGGAGTCGGGCGTGGTCGGCCTGCTCGCCTCCGCGCTCGGCCTCGCGGCCGGGTACGGCCTCGCGGCGCTCGCGCTGGCGCTGCTGGCCGCGTTCGACGCGCCGCTGCCCACGGACGCCTCCGTGGCGCTCACCCCCGTCACGATCGCCGTCGGGGCGGCCGTGGGCCTCGTCGTCACCGTGGGCGCGGCGCTGCTGCCCGCCCGGTCGGCCACCCGGGTGCCGCCGGTCGCGGCGCTGCGCACCCAGGCCGACGAGCAGGCGTTCCGTACGGGCGCGGCGCGCTGGAGCGCCGCGGCGCTGTTCCTGCTGGGCGGTGCGGGCACGACCGGGTTCGGCGTATGGGGGATGCCGCCCGGGCAGGCGCCCACACTGGTCGTGGTCATGGCCGGCGGCATGCTGACGTTCCTGGCCGTGCTGGTCCTCGGGCCGGTGCTGGTCCGGCCGCTGACCGCGGTCGTGGGCCGGCTCCCGGCGCGCCTGGCCGGCGTGCCGGGACGGCTGGCGCTGGACAACGCGGCGCGCAACCCGCGCAGGGCCGCCACCACGACCG is part of the Nonomuraea coxensis DSM 45129 genome and encodes:
- a CDS encoding ABC transporter permease gives rise to the protein MLRTALAGLRAYRLRLLLTSLAIVLGVGFIAGTFVLNDTVQAGFAQRVTADAGKVDVAVLAGDGVLAEDVLRRVRAVAGVTDAQGLVRGPAPLLGKDGRAVGDLPTTAISVVRGPLQRTTIVAGTGPGTDDRAAVLDENTARVNGFRLGDDVVLLGPGGERHTFELVGLLDPGVDQELAFTGAVGLTTSAALRMTGGKGYHEIDVAGDAPGLKQAVAAAAGPGAEVRTGEELAADLAHAAGLEMRTLTVGLLLFGVVAMMVAALVIYNTFTILVAQRARELALLRCIGATRGQVFGSVLLESGVVGLLASALGLAAGYGLAALALALLAAFDAPLPTDASVALTPVTIAVGAAVGLVVTVGAALLPARSATRVPPVAALRTQADEQAFRTGAARWSAAALFLLGGAGTTGFGVWGMPPGQAPTLVVVMAGGMLTFLAVLVLGPVLVRPLTAVVGRLPARLAGVPGRLALDNAARNPRRAATTTVALTIGVTLMTVISVLSASTRATVTEKLDEQFPVDYLLSAQGGEAAVPRSVAGELRRAPELDSVLQVRETPARVTGRTGGARTYDLGTFHGPVTPEVVAGSMAAGLAEGQVALLDRVATELGVRVGDTVQVSVRAKGRDTEGRAGSVPLRVVAVLGGGGAALPPLTVAESAFDRYAGALPDARVFVTIRDGVPADRARAVVREAVAAYPTVRLSSSTEVRGEFDETLDMLLMIVTGLLGLAILISLLGIANTLSLSVHERSRESALLRALGLTRPQLRRMLSVEALVLGLVGALVGVVLGGLYGWVAVLAMLDGAVLSVPVGQVVLFVALSGVAGVVASLVPARRAARASIAGALAAG